Proteins encoded in a region of the Fusibacter sp. A1 genome:
- a CDS encoding LacI family DNA-binding transcriptional regulator — protein MITIYDIAKACGCSSATVSKALNNYPDVNINTKERILKMAREMGFTPNSQARALSTKKTWNIGVLFEDENHSGLNHYYFAPILQSVKEQAEEKGYDITFISKNFGGEETSYLEHCRRRKTDGVVIACIDFESKQVKELMASEIPVVVIDHLSDHTSSIMSENFAGMYELTSYLISLGHTNIAYAFGHRSHVTTERLNGFKRSMKDADLVILEENIIESRFNDREAAISTVEKLVSRGDLPTAVMFPDDYCAVWAINTFRRLGVRVPEDVSVAGFDGLEIGEMMYPRLTTMKQNTVRLGKEAALKCIQLVESKLTDVTRLSVSVELIKGETCQQPRL, from the coding sequence ATGATTACAATATACGACATTGCAAAGGCATGCGGTTGTTCAAGCGCTACCGTTTCAAAGGCACTTAACAATTATCCTGATGTAAACATCAACACAAAAGAACGAATTTTGAAAATGGCGAGAGAAATGGGTTTTACTCCAAACTCCCAAGCTAGAGCACTTAGTACAAAAAAAACCTGGAATATTGGAGTATTATTCGAAGACGAGAACCATAGCGGTTTGAATCATTACTATTTTGCTCCAATCTTGCAATCCGTAAAGGAACAAGCTGAAGAGAAAGGCTATGACATTACCTTCATTTCAAAGAATTTTGGTGGTGAGGAAACGTCTTATTTGGAACATTGTAGACGAAGAAAGACGGATGGCGTCGTAATCGCTTGTATCGATTTTGAAAGCAAGCAGGTTAAGGAACTGATGGCAAGTGAGATTCCAGTAGTCGTCATTGATCATTTATCAGATCATACCAGTTCTATCATGTCAGAGAATTTTGCCGGGATGTACGAGTTGACATCGTATCTGATAAGTCTTGGTCACACAAATATCGCATATGCTTTCGGACATAGGTCTCATGTCACTACTGAACGATTAAACGGCTTTAAGAGAAGTATGAAAGATGCTGATTTGGTAATTCTTGAAGAAAATATTATCGAGTCAAGATTCAACGACAGAGAAGCTGCAATAAGCACGGTTGAAAAACTAGTCAGTAGGGGAGACTTGCCTACAGCGGTTATGTTTCCTGATGATTACTGTGCAGTATGGGCGATCAACACATTCAGAAGATTAGGAGTCAGAGTTCCAGAAGATGTTTCTGTGGCCGGGTTTGACGGCTTAGAAATAGGTGAAATGATGTATCCTCGTCTTACGACGATGAAGCAAAATACCGTAAGACTAGGTAAGGAAGCAGCTCTAAAATGTATTCAATTAGTTGAATCTAAACTGACAGATGTAACTAGACTTTCTGTAAGTGTTGAACTCATCAAAGGTGAAACTTGTCAACAACCAAGACTTTAA
- a CDS encoding MBL fold metallo-hydrolase, with translation MDYDKAAEVAQGIYWVGYNDKENGLHSNPYLIYEGDEGVLIDGGSRPDFSSVMMKVLMTGILPDQIVRLIYQHYDPDLVGSVSNFESIISNNELEIISQKQNNIFIQHYSTTSKLVCINKIRNSWGFRTGRRLKFINTPYTHSPGSFVTYDEQTKTLFSSDIFGAYGKHWDLFMDVSEKCSECSSYDDCPIGRDTCFMPGIIRFHQIIMTSNLALRKTLDKCRELDIELIAPQHGSLIRGAEQVKVIIDKLYDITDIGIDGIEANGEDHIW, from the coding sequence ATGGATTATGATAAAGCGGCTGAAGTGGCACAAGGGATATACTGGGTAGGCTACAACGACAAAGAGAACGGTTTACATTCCAACCCCTACCTGATCTATGAAGGCGATGAAGGGGTCTTGATCGATGGTGGTAGCAGACCGGATTTTAGTAGTGTGATGATGAAAGTATTGATGACTGGTATACTTCCTGACCAAATTGTACGCTTGATTTATCAGCATTATGATCCCGATCTAGTAGGAAGTGTTTCAAATTTTGAAAGTATTATCAGTAATAATGAATTAGAGATTATTTCTCAAAAACAAAACAATATCTTTATTCAACATTACTCTACAACATCAAAATTAGTGTGTATTAACAAGATTAGAAACTCATGGGGATTTAGAACGGGAAGAAGACTAAAATTCATAAATACACCTTATACCCATTCACCAGGAAGTTTTGTAACTTATGATGAGCAGACAAAGACACTTTTCAGTTCAGATATTTTCGGCGCGTATGGGAAGCACTGGGATTTATTTATGGATGTCAGTGAGAAATGTAGCGAATGCTCGAGCTATGATGATTGCCCAATTGGTAGAGATACATGCTTTATGCCGGGAATTATTAGATTTCATCAAATTATTATGACATCAAATCTTGCACTTAGAAAGACACTAGATAAATGTAGGGAACTTGACATTGAACTCATCGCACCTCAACATGGCAGTCTGATAAGAGGTGCGGAACAGGTTAAGGTGATTATTGATAAGTTGTATGATATTACCGACATAGGAATTGATGGGATTGAGGCGAATGGAGAAGATCACATATGGTAA
- a CDS encoding TIGR01458 family HAD-type hydrolase codes for MKFKNIDTLIFDLNGTLYEKGVMVKGVAELISNLREEGYHLNFITNTDGRSIGDVHKRVTRLGIDIQEDELFTPVSAVKQMIAMEPEKRYHFLVHDDVLADFEGAIRDDQTPDYVVIGDFNDKMNYDVINKAFRLIKNGAEIISLSNTLWYIDRDGDSINTGAFVSMFETACNKKAKLMGKPASEYFNMALARTNSLPEKTMVIGDDIATDIFGAKKINAIAIQVKTGVYSEASNENAVYKPDYIIDDVTHLRFLLRELS; via the coding sequence ATGAAGTTTAAAAATATTGATACACTTATTTTTGATTTGAACGGGACACTATATGAAAAAGGTGTGATGGTCAAAGGTGTTGCAGAACTTATCAGTAACTTAAGAGAAGAAGGATATCACTTGAATTTTATCACTAACACGGATGGTAGAAGTATTGGTGATGTACATAAACGGGTAACAAGGCTGGGGATTGATATTCAAGAGGATGAACTTTTTACACCGGTATCGGCAGTGAAGCAAATGATTGCTATGGAGCCTGAGAAAAGATATCACTTTTTAGTTCATGACGACGTGCTTGCCGATTTTGAAGGTGCGATTAGAGATGATCAAACTCCTGATTATGTGGTGATTGGCGATTTTAACGATAAGATGAACTACGATGTGATCAACAAGGCGTTTAGACTGATAAAAAATGGTGCTGAGATAATCTCACTATCGAATACCCTATGGTATATCGACAGAGATGGGGACAGCATCAACACCGGTGCTTTTGTAAGTATGTTCGAGACCGCGTGTAATAAAAAGGCGAAGCTTATGGGTAAACCGGCAAGCGAGTATTTTAATATGGCGCTTGCACGTACCAATAGCTTACCTGAGAAAACCATGGTTATTGGAGACGACATTGCGACAGATATATTTGGGGCAAAAAAAATCAATGCGATTGCCATACAAGTGAAAACGGGCGTGTACAGTGAAGCTTCAAATGAGAATGCAGTATACAAACCCGATTATATCATTGATGATGTAACGCATCTAAGATTTCTTTTAAGGGAGTTAAGTTAA
- a CDS encoding glycoside hydrolase family 1 protein, protein MAFKKNFLWGSASAAYQIEGAYDEGGKGPSIWDEWAHLPGKTFEGTNGDIACDHYHRYKEDIALMAEMGLKTYRFSIAWARILPEGSGRINQEGIDFYSNLIDELLANDIVPMVTLYHWDLPKSLQDRYLGWESRQIIEDFVAYATVCFEHYSDRVKHWIVMNEPNIFTGLGYMLKLHPPGVQDEERYLKAFHHTVLAHAHTVLAFKNAGYEGMIGSSIAYSPSHAASNTPEDIEAQTMYDATGPDWYLDSYYKGVYPERAVQYYSEKGVMPEVSEDDYRAMKNSAELCDFIGINYYQTSMVAYNPVDGVGFGGMNTSGKKGTQSENGVPGLYKHVRNESLDYTDWDWAIDPDGLRMGLERLHHRYNLPIIISENGLGAYDTVEENGEINDDYRIDFLKRHIIACQQAVDHGVELLAYCTWSFTDLLSWLNGYKKRYGFVHVDIESGSLKRTKKKSFDWYKNVIATGGDIGRL, encoded by the coding sequence ATGGCATTTAAAAAGAATTTTTTATGGGGTTCAGCTTCTGCGGCCTATCAAATAGAAGGAGCTTATGATGAAGGTGGTAAGGGACCATCCATTTGGGATGAATGGGCTCATCTGCCAGGTAAGACCTTTGAAGGAACAAATGGCGATATTGCTTGTGACCACTATCACAGGTACAAGGAAGATATAGCGCTTATGGCTGAAATGGGTCTTAAAACCTACAGGTTTTCTATCGCATGGGCGAGAATCCTGCCAGAAGGCAGTGGACGAATCAACCAGGAGGGGATAGATTTTTACAGCAACCTGATCGATGAGCTCTTGGCAAATGATATCGTACCCATGGTGACCCTGTATCACTGGGATCTACCAAAATCACTTCAAGACAGGTATTTGGGATGGGAATCCCGTCAGATAATTGAAGATTTTGTGGCTTATGCGACTGTCTGTTTTGAACATTATTCAGATCGGGTCAAACACTGGATAGTCATGAACGAACCAAATATCTTCACGGGTCTTGGTTACATGCTCAAGCTTCATCCGCCGGGTGTTCAGGATGAAGAAAGGTACTTAAAAGCGTTTCATCATACCGTTTTGGCGCATGCCCATACAGTACTTGCCTTTAAAAATGCTGGATATGAAGGAATGATCGGATCAAGTATTGCGTATTCACCTTCACATGCCGCGTCAAATACACCTGAAGACATTGAAGCGCAAACCATGTATGACGCAACAGGTCCTGATTGGTATCTGGATAGCTATTACAAGGGAGTCTACCCAGAACGTGCTGTCCAGTATTATAGTGAAAAAGGTGTCATGCCCGAAGTATCTGAGGACGACTACAGGGCCATGAAAAACAGTGCTGAACTATGTGACTTTATCGGGATCAATTACTATCAAACATCGATGGTTGCTTATAATCCAGTAGATGGTGTCGGCTTTGGCGGCATGAACACGTCTGGTAAAAAGGGGACGCAATCTGAAAACGGTGTGCCTGGACTTTATAAGCATGTTAGAAATGAATCTCTGGATTATACAGACTGGGACTGGGCTATCGATCCTGACGGGCTTAGAATGGGACTTGAACGGTTACATCATCGTTATAATCTACCGATCATCATCAGCGAAAATGGTCTTGGTGCCTATGATACGGTTGAGGAAAACGGAGAAATCAATGACGATTACCGAATCGACTTCTTAAAACGACATATTATCGCATGTCAACAGGCGGTTGATCATGGCGTTGAGCTTTTGGCATACTGCACATGGAGCTTTACCGACCTGTTAAGCTGGCTAAACGGCTATAAAAAGCGTTACGGATTTGTACATGTCGACATCGAATCAGGTAGCTTAAAACGAACAAAGAAAAAATCGTTTGACTGGTACAAAAATGTGATCGCAACAGGTGGAGATATAGGGAGATTGTAG
- a CDS encoding zeta toxin family protein, whose protein sequence is MKTKAILIGGSPCAGKSTLSAYLGKKYNYQVIKADDYMFRHIEEADEKTQPIMYRWKTEPWHELFSREVDVQLKEEIAFYHEEWELVKRDILCDIRSDKVIIEGCALLPALATNLIDDARLFFIVPTETFQREKYALRTWAFDILNDAYDPKVAFNNWMERDIGFAGYIANEAEKFGFKLLVMEGKQSTEELVEELLDSIGLL, encoded by the coding sequence ATGAAAACAAAAGCAATTCTGATAGGCGGGTCGCCGTGTGCAGGAAAAAGTACGTTGAGTGCCTACTTAGGCAAAAAATATAATTATCAAGTGATCAAAGCCGATGACTATATGTTTAGGCATATCGAAGAGGCAGATGAAAAAACTCAACCGATCATGTACCGATGGAAAACAGAGCCGTGGCATGAGCTGTTTTCACGTGAGGTTGATGTGCAGTTAAAGGAAGAAATCGCGTTTTATCATGAGGAGTGGGAACTAGTTAAGCGAGATATTCTTTGTGATATTAGAAGCGATAAGGTGATTATTGAAGGCTGTGCGCTGTTACCAGCTTTGGCAACCAATTTGATTGATGATGCCCGACTATTCTTCATAGTTCCTACAGAAACTTTTCAGAGAGAAAAGTACGCGCTGAGAACATGGGCTTTTGATATTCTAAATGACGCGTATGATCCAAAAGTAGCGTTTAATAACTGGATGGAAAGGGATATCGGCTTTGCCGGCTACATTGCTAATGAAGCTGAGAAGTTTGGATTTAAGCTACTGGTAATGGAAGGCAAGCAATCCACTGAGGAGCTGGTCGAAGAACTTCTTGATTCTATCGGTTTGCTTTGA
- a CDS encoding GGDEF domain-containing protein, which translates to MVTSMQGLIDILNHEDSEGRQNMFVQAILESIAVDNDNRIMRDLLFDVVHRNILLYRELEENLKEIKRLSVTDQLTGIFNRRRFIEVLKYEFSRIGRYGIGFSIIMFDIDHFKNVNDTYGHDIGDFVLKKLSELVQSRLRESDTFARWGGEEFMILMPQSTLETALKLSEAIRQLISNFDFSPVTQVTSSFGVINYSDESKIDFEDIISYVDQALYKAKQTGRNRVVAFEKNDSDIESN; encoded by the coding sequence ATGGTAACTTCAATGCAAGGATTAATCGATATTCTTAACCATGAAGACAGTGAAGGCCGCCAAAACATGTTTGTTCAAGCAATATTGGAGTCCATCGCAGTAGATAATGATAATAGAATAATGAGAGATTTGCTGTTCGATGTTGTACATAGGAATATCTTGCTTTATAGAGAACTAGAAGAAAATTTAAAAGAAATCAAACGGTTATCTGTAACAGACCAACTGACAGGAATATTCAACAGAAGACGATTTATTGAAGTACTCAAATATGAATTTAGTAGAATAGGACGATATGGTATAGGATTTTCGATTATCATGTTTGACATTGATCATTTTAAAAATGTTAATGATACCTATGGCCATGATATTGGTGATTTTGTTTTAAAGAAACTTTCTGAATTGGTGCAAAGTAGACTCAGAGAGTCAGATACCTTTGCTCGCTGGGGTGGCGAGGAGTTCATGATCTTAATGCCACAAAGCACATTAGAGACAGCACTCAAACTTTCTGAAGCTATAAGACAACTTATTTCAAACTTTGATTTTTCTCCAGTAACTCAAGTAACCTCAAGTTTTGGAGTAATCAACTATTCAGATGAAAGTAAAATTGATTTTGAAGATATTATTAGTTATGTAGATCAAGCCCTTTATAAGGCAAAGCAAACAGGGAGAAATAGAGTTGTTGCTTTTGAGAAGAATGATTCTGATATCGAAAGTAATTGA
- a CDS encoding radical SAM protein, with the protein MHAFKNLNRIEFMVTHTCSGQCKHCSVSDRLKTTIEDVASIDQLTSALRDVTKHAEIESVMTFGGEPLLRHETVCAVHQTAKELGIKDRHLITNGFFTKDRSTIKKVAQNLATCGITSICVSVDAFHQETIPIELVEYFIQSLLEADFNNIHLHPAWVVNKEHDNPYNKETKRLLRQLAPLQVNESNGNTITLKGNAKKYLSDYYTPSVTDLSVKCGEMKYANSLDDVRFLSIQPNGDIELCKAFKIGNVQTETVKEMLLTYNPMSNENIRLITEHGVQGLVEHAKRMNLTPNFDPSDSMCSICTSLQKTLSC; encoded by the coding sequence ATGCACGCTTTTAAAAACTTGAACAGAATTGAATTTATGGTTACCCATACCTGCTCAGGACAATGTAAACACTGTTCTGTATCAGATAGGCTTAAAACCACCATCGAAGATGTCGCTTCAATAGACCAGCTGACTAGCGCGCTTCGCGATGTGACAAAACACGCTGAAATCGAATCAGTGATGACTTTTGGCGGCGAGCCCCTTTTGAGACATGAAACGGTATGTGCAGTCCACCAAACCGCAAAGGAGCTTGGTATTAAAGACAGGCACCTGATCACAAACGGATTCTTTACAAAGGACAGAAGCACCATAAAGAAAGTCGCGCAAAATCTGGCAACTTGCGGTATCACTTCAATTTGCGTCTCTGTTGACGCATTCCATCAAGAAACGATACCAATTGAACTAGTGGAATACTTCATTCAGTCCTTACTTGAAGCTGACTTCAATAACATTCACCTGCACCCTGCCTGGGTGGTAAATAAAGAGCATGACAATCCTTATAACAAGGAGACGAAAAGACTTCTTCGGCAATTGGCTCCACTTCAAGTCAATGAATCGAATGGGAACACTATCACCCTAAAGGGTAACGCAAAAAAATACTTAAGTGATTACTATACACCGTCAGTGACTGACTTATCTGTCAAATGCGGTGAGATGAAGTATGCTAACTCGCTGGATGACGTGCGTTTTTTATCTATTCAGCCAAACGGGGATATTGAACTATGCAAAGCTTTTAAGATTGGCAACGTCCAGACTGAAACCGTGAAAGAAATGCTACTTACCTACAATCCGATGTCAAACGAAAACATTAGACTGATTACAGAACATGGCGTCCAAGGACTTGTAGAACATGCGAAACGCATGAATCTTACACCGAATTTTGATCCAAGTGATTCCATGTGCAGCATTTGCACTTCTTTACAGAAAACATTGTCGTGTTAA
- a CDS encoding ROK family protein codes for MAYIAIDIGGSMIKAAVISASGDIIDRSAEKTPLNTYAALLKSLSSLVEWGQTVAPIEGVALSQPCVTDEETSQALSEGALIYIKGKNPAKDMGTMFDLPYSADNDGNCAALAEVWLGSAKDVSDMAFVVCGTGVGGAVVKNRVIHSGAHKFAGEFGIMITGFEQNTGVPIVWSDTGSTFALVKHYADTMNIAHDSVNGKQIFDLAESGDEIASACIREFYRMFAVGIHNVQHVYDPQVILIGGGISAREDIVDEINIELSKLYEHFKVAVSMPTVRRCTFEADANLIGAVYHHLNRHKSL; via the coding sequence ATGGCTTATATTGCAATTGACATTGGTGGATCCATGATCAAAGCCGCTGTAATCAGCGCTAGCGGCGATATCATCGATCGATCAGCTGAAAAAACGCCTTTGAACACTTATGCAGCCCTGTTAAAGAGTTTATCGAGTCTTGTGGAATGGGGGCAAACAGTCGCACCAATAGAAGGTGTCGCACTTAGTCAACCATGCGTCACCGATGAGGAAACGTCTCAGGCTTTAAGTGAAGGCGCACTTATTTATATCAAGGGAAAGAATCCTGCAAAGGATATGGGCACGATGTTCGATTTACCTTATTCTGCGGATAACGATGGTAACTGCGCCGCACTTGCAGAAGTCTGGCTGGGTTCTGCAAAGGATGTATCCGATATGGCATTTGTCGTATGTGGAACAGGCGTCGGTGGTGCTGTCGTAAAAAATAGGGTCATTCATAGCGGTGCGCATAAGTTTGCCGGTGAGTTCGGAATTATGATCACAGGTTTTGAACAGAACACCGGAGTTCCGATTGTCTGGAGTGATACTGGATCGACTTTTGCGCTGGTGAAGCACTATGCGGATACGATGAATATCGCACATGACTCGGTAAACGGTAAGCAAATTTTTGACCTGGCTGAATCGGGTGACGAGATCGCTAGTGCCTGTATTCGTGAGTTCTACCGCATGTTTGCTGTGGGAATACACAATGTTCAACATGTATACGATCCGCAAGTTATCCTAATAGGCGGTGGAATCAGTGCTAGAGAAGATATCGTTGATGAAATTAATATTGAACTCTCTAAGTTATACGAACATTTTAAAGTGGCTGTAAGCATGCCCACTGTTAGACGTTGTACTTTTGAGGCAGATGCCAATTTGATTGGCGCCGTATACCATCATTTAAATAGACATAAATCACTCTGA